One Fibrobacterota bacterium DNA window includes the following coding sequences:
- the rnc gene encoding ribonuclease III, producing the protein MLFAFLRKFFKSARKEPSLSELERTLGYRFQNNEFLVTALSHRSYVNSQRTDKKLDSNERMEFLGDAVLNIVVTDYLFREYPDREEGRMSKMKSLVVSSKVLGLCADAWKLGEFILLSRSEEKSGGRKRLSILADAYEAVIGAVYLDGGLEAARKLIHGSLMKIMDEVLDDEELANYKSKLLEYTQSRGLGIPGYDVLQESGPEHQKSFVVGVYVQNQEWGRGTGNSKKSAEQAGARVALANMTGSVEKAAEGSSRGPDPRKDGNGAQAAG; encoded by the coding sequence ATGCTATTCGCATTCCTGCGCAAATTCTTTAAAAGCGCCCGCAAGGAGCCGTCCCTCTCCGAACTGGAGCGGACCCTCGGCTACCGGTTCCAGAACAACGAGTTCCTGGTCACCGCCCTTTCGCACCGTTCCTACGTCAATAGCCAACGGACCGATAAGAAGCTGGATTCCAACGAGCGCATGGAATTCCTGGGGGACGCCGTGCTGAACATCGTCGTCACCGATTACCTCTTCCGCGAATACCCGGATAGGGAAGAGGGGCGCATGTCCAAGATGAAGTCCCTGGTGGTCAGCTCCAAGGTGCTGGGCCTTTGCGCCGACGCCTGGAAGCTGGGGGAATTCATCCTGCTTTCCCGCAGCGAAGAGAAATCCGGCGGCCGCAAGCGCCTGAGCATCCTGGCGGACGCTTATGAGGCCGTGATCGGAGCCGTCTATCTCGATGGGGGGCTGGAGGCCGCCCGCAAGCTTATCCACGGTTCGCTCATGAAGATCATGGACGAAGTACTGGACGACGAGGAGTTGGCGAACTACAAGAGCAAGCTTTTGGAATACACCCAGTCCCGCGGCCTGGGCATCCCCGGCTACGACGTGCTGCAGGAATCGGGTCCGGAGCATCAGAAGAGCTTCGTGGTGGGAGTGTACGTGCAGAACCAGGAATGGGGCCGGGGCACCGGCAATTCCAAGAAGAGCGCCGAGCAAGCGGGCGCGCGCGTGGCGCTGGCCAATATGACAGGCAGCGTCGAGAAGGCGGCCGAAGGCTCCTCCCGCGGGCCCGATCCCCGCAAGGACGGGAATGGCGCCCAGGCTGCCGGGTAA
- the acpP gene encoding acyl carrier protein, protein MSEDINQKITKVIVEKLGVSEDQVKPEAAFIDDLGADSLDQVELVMALEDEFDIEIPDEEAEKLKKVSDVIAYVNSKA, encoded by the coding sequence ATGTCTGAGGATATCAACCAGAAAATCACCAAGGTCATCGTCGAGAAGCTCGGCGTGTCCGAGGATCAGGTCAAGCCCGAGGCCGCTTTCATCGACGACCTGGGCGCCGATTCCCTGGATCAGGTGGAATTGGTGATGGCCCTGGAAGACGAGTTCGACATCGAAATCCCCGACGAGGAAGCCGAGAAGCTGAAGAAGGTCAGCGACGTCATCGCTTACGTCAACTCCAAGGCCTGA
- the fabG gene encoding 3-oxoacyl-[acyl-carrier-protein] reductase yields the protein MADLQGQTAIVTGASRGLGYAIAERLARAGAKVHMIARNLAGVEEAAAKLSAATGGTAKAWAADVGDAESAGAAFAAILKESPSVEILVNNAGITRDGLLMRMKDEDFDEVIRINLRSVFLGTRGVLRTMIKQKYGRILNLTSIVGVHGQAGQANYAASKAGIIGFTKSTAKEVASRNITCNAVAPGFIDSDMTKVLTDDQKAGIIAGIPMGRMGSPDEVAALIAFLASKEAGYLTGQVFGIDGGMGI from the coding sequence ATGGCCGACCTGCAAGGACAAACCGCCATCGTAACCGGCGCCAGCCGCGGGCTGGGCTATGCCATCGCCGAGCGCCTGGCCAGGGCCGGGGCGAAGGTGCATATGATCGCACGGAACCTGGCGGGCGTGGAAGAAGCGGCGGCCAAGCTTTCCGCGGCCACCGGCGGAACGGCTAAGGCTTGGGCCGCCGACGTGGGCGATGCGGAATCGGCCGGCGCCGCCTTCGCGGCCATCTTGAAGGAATCCCCCTCGGTGGAAATCCTGGTGAACAATGCCGGCATTACCCGCGACGGGTTGCTCATGCGCATGAAGGACGAGGACTTCGACGAGGTCATCCGCATCAACTTGCGTTCGGTGTTCCTGGGGACGCGCGGCGTGCTGCGGACCATGATCAAGCAGAAGTACGGCCGCATCCTCAACCTGACATCCATCGTAGGCGTGCATGGGCAGGCCGGGCAGGCCAATTACGCGGCTTCCAAGGCCGGCATCATCGGCTTTACCAAGAGCACGGCCAAGGAAGTGGCTTCCCGCAACATCACCTGCAACGCGGTGGCGCCGGGCTTCATCGATTCGGATATGACCAAGGTCCTCACCGACGATCAGAAGGCGGGCATTATCGCGGGCATTCCCATGGGCCGCATGGGCTCGCCCGACGAGGTCGCGGCGCTGATCGCCTTTCTCGCCTCGAAGGAGGCGGGATATCTCACCGGACAGGTTTTCGGCATTGACGGGGGCATGGGCATTTAA
- the fabD gene encoding ACP S-malonyltransferase, whose amino-acid sequence MSKRILLFPGQGSQYVGMGKKLADSLPKAKAILDRANTVLGFDLADILFNGPEDKLTRTEITQPAIFTVSMMAMEVVKANGGAFDYVAGHSLGEYSALCAAGAFSFEDGLALVRLRGQLMAQAGDKSPGSMAAILGLEADKLGAVLKEAATAGIVVAANFNSPSQIVISGSVAGVQAAAKGAEAAGAKKVVVLAVSGAFHSPLMEFAVPGLKEGLAKTAIQAPSVPLISNVEAKPVSDAEAIRALLLRQLTSPVRWVESMQQALGLDAKEAYEVGPGKVLMGLARGISRDMKVTPVENPEDWK is encoded by the coding sequence ATGTCCAAACGCATCCTACTCTTTCCCGGCCAAGGCTCCCAATACGTCGGCATGGGCAAGAAGCTCGCCGATTCCCTGCCCAAGGCCAAAGCGATACTCGATCGCGCCAATACGGTGCTCGGTTTCGATCTGGCGGACATCCTGTTCAACGGCCCCGAGGACAAGCTGACCCGCACTGAAATCACTCAGCCCGCCATCTTCACGGTTTCCATGATGGCCATGGAGGTGGTGAAGGCCAACGGCGGCGCTTTCGATTACGTAGCGGGACATTCCCTGGGGGAATATTCCGCTCTGTGCGCCGCGGGCGCCTTCTCCTTCGAGGACGGCCTCGCCCTCGTTCGCTTGCGCGGGCAATTGATGGCCCAGGCCGGCGACAAGAGCCCCGGATCCATGGCCGCCATCCTCGGTCTCGAAGCCGATAAACTCGGCGCCGTCCTCAAAGAGGCCGCAACCGCTGGAATCGTAGTGGCCGCCAATTTCAACAGCCCGTCGCAGATCGTTATTTCCGGATCGGTGGCCGGAGTGCAGGCCGCCGCCAAGGGGGCGGAAGCCGCCGGGGCGAAGAAGGTGGTCGTACTCGCGGTGAGCGGCGCCTTCCATTCCCCGCTCATGGAATTCGCCGTCCCCGGCCTCAAAGAGGGCCTGGCCAAAACGGCCATCCAGGCTCCCTCGGTCCCGCTCATCAGCAACGTGGAGGCGAAGCCCGTCTCCGATGCCGAGGCCATCCGCGCTTTGCTCTTGCGTCAGCTCACCTCGCCCGTGCGTTGGGTCGAATCGATGCAACAGGCCTTAGGGCTGGATGCCAAGGAAGCCTATGAAGTCGGGCCCGGTAAGGTCCTCATGGGCTTGGCCCGCGGCATCAGCCGCGATATGAAGGTGACCCCCGTCGAGAACCCGGAAGATTGGAAATGA
- a CDS encoding ketoacyl-ACP synthase III yields MGAVIRGIGVYYPEEILTNADLEKRVDTTDEWITTRTGIKQRHILPKDSPLKSSDFGTFAARAAMAKAGVTAEEIDGIICANISPDKQFPATACFIQAKLGAKNAFAYDVTAACAGFVYAANMAHLLIDAGQAKHVLVIGAEIISRVLDWNDRNTCILFGDAAGAVVFSPGPKDRGVILSQLKSDGTQADALYLDCLSGGAATAGKGMAMDGKQVFKAAVTEITNIVKSSVAKAGLTLRDLDLLVMHQANVRILNAVAEKLELPPEKMIINVERFGNTSSASIPLALHEAESQGKLQPGKLVALAGVGGGMSWGCNLMRW; encoded by the coding sequence ATGGGCGCGGTGATCCGCGGCATCGGGGTCTACTATCCCGAAGAAATCCTCACCAACGCGGATCTCGAGAAGAGGGTGGATACCACCGACGAGTGGATCACCACCCGTACCGGCATCAAGCAGCGGCATATCCTCCCGAAGGACTCGCCCCTCAAGTCGTCGGACTTCGGGACCTTCGCCGCCCGGGCCGCGATGGCTAAGGCCGGCGTCACCGCCGAGGAGATCGACGGGATTATCTGCGCCAATATCAGCCCGGACAAGCAATTCCCGGCCACCGCCTGTTTCATCCAGGCCAAGCTGGGGGCCAAGAACGCCTTCGCCTATGACGTGACCGCCGCCTGCGCCGGATTCGTATACGCGGCCAACATGGCCCATCTGCTCATCGACGCGGGCCAGGCGAAGCATGTCCTGGTGATCGGTGCGGAAATCATTTCCCGCGTCCTGGACTGGAACGATCGGAATACCTGCATCCTCTTCGGGGACGCCGCCGGCGCCGTGGTCTTTTCGCCCGGCCCGAAGGATCGGGGAGTCATCCTCTCCCAACTCAAGAGCGACGGCACCCAGGCGGATGCGCTTTACCTGGATTGCCTTTCCGGCGGGGCGGCCACGGCGGGAAAGGGCATGGCCATGGACGGCAAGCAGGTTTTCAAGGCCGCCGTCACGGAGATTACGAACATCGTCAAGAGCTCGGTGGCCAAGGCGGGGCTTACCCTGCGCGATCTCGATTTGCTGGTGATGCACCAGGCCAATGTGCGCATCCTCAACGCCGTCGCCGAAAAGCTGGAACTGCCTCCGGAGAAGATGATCATCAACGTCGAGCGCTTCGGGAATACCTCTTCGGCCTCCATCCCCCTGGCCTTGCATGAGGCCGAGTCGCAAGGGAAGCTGCAACCAGGAAAACTGGTGGCACTGGCAGGGGTCGGGGGAGGTATGAGCTGGGGCTGCAATTTGATGCGGTGGTGA
- the plsX gene encoding phosphate acyltransferase PlsX, with amino-acid sequence MIKVALDAMGGDHAPKAIVEGAILAAKEAQGKYGIVLTGPEDIIKAELASFGYDGKGMEIHHAPEVVTMEDSPTVVLKQKQNSGLFACVALQKAGVVQASISAGNSGGMMAACLMVLGRVGSMPRPAIACDVPSLKHKVTLLDCGANVDEKAPVLVHFGICGSIYSETMLGRKNPKVGLLNMGEEEKKGTEVLQEAYQLLKQAPINFIGNVEGRDIMLGEADVIVTGGYTGNVVLKLMEGFYEYHMKTFGKLDVPGAKQFHHDWDYANFGAAMLLGLKGTGLITHGRADSKVIKNGLDQAYRLAEAGVAAKIAEKLSQVA; translated from the coding sequence ATGATTAAAGTCGCCCTAGACGCCATGGGGGGCGACCATGCCCCCAAGGCGATCGTGGAAGGCGCCATCCTGGCCGCCAAAGAAGCCCAGGGTAAGTACGGGATCGTTCTCACCGGTCCCGAGGACATTATCAAGGCGGAACTAGCCTCCTTCGGTTACGACGGGAAGGGCATGGAGATCCACCATGCGCCCGAAGTGGTCACCATGGAGGATTCGCCCACGGTCGTCCTAAAGCAGAAGCAAAACTCAGGGTTATTCGCCTGCGTCGCCCTGCAAAAGGCCGGGGTCGTACAGGCGTCCATCAGCGCGGGCAATTCCGGCGGAATGATGGCTGCTTGCCTCATGGTCCTGGGCCGCGTGGGCAGCATGCCCCGTCCCGCCATCGCTTGCGACGTCCCCTCCTTGAAGCACAAGGTGACCCTGCTCGACTGCGGCGCCAACGTGGATGAAAAGGCGCCGGTCCTGGTCCACTTCGGCATTTGCGGCTCCATCTATTCCGAAACCATGCTCGGGCGTAAGAACCCCAAGGTGGGCTTGCTCAACATGGGCGAGGAGGAAAAGAAGGGCACCGAGGTCCTGCAAGAGGCCTACCAGCTCCTGAAGCAGGCGCCCATCAACTTCATCGGGAACGTGGAGGGCAGGGACATCATGCTCGGCGAGGCCGACGTGATCGTAACCGGCGGATACACGGGAAACGTGGTGCTCAAGCTCATGGAAGGGTTTTACGAGTACCATATGAAGACCTTCGGAAAGCTCGACGTCCCCGGCGCGAAGCAGTTCCATCACGATTGGGATTACGCCAATTTCGGGGCGGCGATGCTGCTCGGGCTTAAGGGCACCGGCCTCATCACCCATGGGCGCGCCGACTCGAAAGTGATCAAGAACGGGTTGGATCAGGCGTACCGGCTGGCCGAAGCCGGAGTGGCCGCCAAGATCGCCGAGAAGCTGAGCCAGGTCGCCTGA
- the rpmF gene encoding 50S ribosomal protein L32: MAVPKRKTSTARRDKRKTHYKLKAPAVTKCSHCGQTKISHRVCSNCGYYAGAEVRQPAE, from the coding sequence ATGGCAGTTCCCAAACGCAAAACCTCAACCGCCCGCCGCGATAAGCGCAAGACGCATTATAAGCTGAAGGCGCCCGCCGTCACCAAGTGCTCCCATTGCGGGCAGACCAAGATTTCCCACCGGGTGTGTTCCAACTGCGGATACTACGCAGGGGCGGAAGTCCGCCAACCGGCCGAGTAA
- a CDS encoding DUF177 domain-containing protein, which translates to MAATVKSIPTLTHLLMDMSVQGSITLDCGRCLDKLTGAFRVKLRILIEKRDKQGLEWEESEALGIDEYLVQIGPDVQEIPLEHLIAEQIILNYNLNPLPSLDEKDRCIQCGRQAFQAEAVRKDRVDPRWEKLQGLKKPEQDPPKGK; encoded by the coding sequence TTGGCGGCTACGGTCAAGTCCATACCGACTCTTACCCATCTCTTGATGGATATGTCGGTTCAGGGATCTATCACTCTGGATTGCGGCCGCTGCTTGGATAAGCTGACGGGCGCCTTCCGGGTAAAGCTGCGCATTCTGATCGAAAAGCGAGATAAGCAGGGACTGGAGTGGGAGGAGAGCGAGGCTCTCGGAATCGATGAGTACTTGGTCCAGATAGGACCGGACGTCCAGGAGATACCCCTGGAGCATCTCATCGCCGAGCAGATCATTCTCAACTACAACCTCAATCCCCTACCTTCGCTGGACGAGAAGGATCGATGCATCCAATGCGGCCGGCAGGCTTTCCAAGCGGAAGCCGTCCGGAAGGACAGGGTGGACCCGCGGTGGGAAAAGCTCCAGGGGCTGAAGAAGCCGGAGCAGGATCCCCCCAAAGGAAAATGA
- a CDS encoding glycosyltransferase, with protein MPISPVWLLLGAANGVYAVLNGQLVRGLDNLGKKSRPKSGSPRPKVSVLIAARNEEFRIRKCLECLAAQDYPRELTQILVVDDRSTDGTAGILDEYVARVPGFQYLSVSEKAAGISPKKNALSQGLRLATGEIIITTDADCIMAPQWISSLISEFGPETGLVSGLTTYYDAGPGVWNGVQALEFFSYAVVAAALIGLNFPVNGNANNLAYRREVFDQVSGFASHGGIVSGDDDFLIQAIHKQGRWAIRYAVTPESQVRTEPPEDLRQFWEQRKRWASKCGLYQPKQVAFLALIFAYYLSIPLFVLAGLYYRPWLYVGLAGFAVKTVSDGMVMRRAAKLFGKQSLMRAFLPAALLHIPLIIAAVAAGSFGEFTWKGETHRRKVKVPQIKGATAR; from the coding sequence ATGCCCATTTCCCCCGTTTGGCTCCTTTTAGGGGCCGCCAATGGCGTTTATGCCGTTTTGAACGGTCAGCTGGTCCGGGGTCTGGATAATTTAGGCAAAAAATCCCGCCCGAAATCGGGTTCGCCTCGGCCCAAGGTTTCGGTTCTCATCGCCGCCCGCAACGAGGAGTTCCGCATCCGCAAATGCCTGGAGTGTCTGGCTGCGCAGGACTACCCGCGCGAACTGACCCAAATCCTGGTGGTGGACGATCGATCCACGGATGGGACCGCCGGCATCCTGGACGAATACGTGGCGCGCGTGCCGGGGTTCCAGTATCTATCCGTGAGCGAGAAGGCGGCGGGGATCAGCCCGAAGAAAAATGCCTTGAGCCAGGGGTTGCGGCTCGCCACCGGTGAAATCATCATCACCACCGACGCGGATTGCATCATGGCCCCGCAATGGATCAGTTCCTTGATCTCCGAGTTCGGGCCGGAGACCGGTTTGGTATCCGGGTTGACCACTTATTATGATGCGGGACCGGGCGTTTGGAACGGGGTGCAGGCCCTGGAGTTCTTTTCCTACGCCGTGGTTGCCGCCGCGCTCATCGGCCTCAACTTCCCGGTCAACGGCAACGCCAACAATCTGGCCTACCGTCGCGAGGTCTTCGACCAGGTCTCCGGCTTCGCATCGCATGGCGGCATCGTGAGCGGCGACGACGACTTCCTGATCCAAGCCATCCACAAGCAAGGCCGTTGGGCCATCCGCTACGCGGTAACCCCGGAAAGCCAGGTGCGGACCGAGCCGCCCGAGGATCTGCGGCAATTCTGGGAGCAGAGGAAGCGCTGGGCGAGCAAGTGCGGACTTTACCAGCCCAAGCAAGTCGCCTTCCTGGCCTTGATTTTCGCCTATTACCTTTCCATCCCGCTTTTCGTGCTGGCAGGGCTGTATTATCGCCCTTGGCTATACGTCGGGCTGGCCGGCTTCGCCGTGAAGACCGTCAGCGATGGAATGGTGATGCGCCGGGCGGCGAAACTATTCGGTAAGCAGAGCTTGATGCGCGCCTTCCTGCCTGCGGCCTTGTTGCATATCCCCCTCATCATCGCGGCGGTGGCGGCCGGGAGCTTCGGCGAGTTCACTTGGAAGGGCGAAACCCATCGCCGTAAGGTCAAGGTTCCGCAAATCAAGGGCGCGACCGCGCGTTAA
- a CDS encoding septal ring lytic transglycosylase RlpA family protein: protein MHPGPERGGYDRDMGQHSENTKARESGWSQEGIISYYADKFQGRKTASGRRFDKNAFTAAHRSLPFGTKVNVTNLANGKSVIVEINDRGPYSEDRILDLSPAAARKIGLLGRGTVKAKIEVQ from the coding sequence ATGCACCCCGGGCCGGAGCGCGGCGGCTATGATCGGGATATGGGTCAGCATTCCGAGAATACCAAAGCGCGCGAATCAGGTTGGTCCCAAGAGGGGATCATTTCCTACTACGCGGACAAATTCCAGGGCCGCAAGACCGCGAGCGGCCGGCGCTTCGATAAGAACGCCTTCACCGCGGCCCATCGATCGCTTCCCTTCGGCACCAAGGTGAACGTGACCAATCTCGCGAACGGGAAAAGCGTGATCGTGGAGATCAACGATCGCGGACCTTACTCGGAAGATCGCATCCTCGACCTATCCCCGGCGGCCGCGCGCAAAATCGGGTTGCTAGGACGGGGGACCGTGAAAGCCAAGATCGAGGTTCAGTGA
- a CDS encoding tetratricopeptide repeat protein yields MKSGYLRLILLLLGMSFTGCVYFNTYYNAQKAYDDAMRLREKRLDKNPEDTLLVAADEKTKLERSIAKSSKVLELYPDKKKYQPKALFLIGESYLVLGEYSKAITKYEELARYYPNAAEMPTADFHRAKCLFLNGQYLAARPALETVMNGSPNPDFRLEAMSLLAKLELAGNSPAAALELYEKLLRENARTPEARGTAHFEAAKLAFDLKQWERARGHATDKNVKALPTKLHYRCDTLAAVCLYRLERPADGIREFEAMKKNRLYYPSFPEIDLQLAKGYFQLKQPEKAVALLAGVPKQAPKSAWSAEAFYRLGDHQLRDLKDEKQAKIFFDSAAAAGSTFEYAILGAERSAALGRLADLRKPSVDTASSEKHYRDFMIAELFLFRLDDVDSALTHLDRIVADPRQDSSHSMRAAYARAFIQDEFKGKKPISDSLYRYVLDKYPNTEYAKQAERNLGLKPTVQTREDKAHQLFLDAEAARYGGHDLKSEVIPAYAKVAGEYPDTREAARAEFAIAMLYEQMSQGEEKVPGSLDSAVAAYQILRERYARSPQGEVAQAKLSAAGIKPPVRSAAPNAAAKTPAAKAPGAPSPAAPSPAAAPPATGAAPAAATSTTTPASPSPQAHGGSPAPSAAQTNPHETVPSPDTPAPPASDTATAAPEGKTKEILDNGYENVDQY; encoded by the coding sequence ATGAAATCCGGGTACTTGCGCCTTATCCTGCTTTTACTGGGGATGTCCTTCACGGGCTGCGTTTATTTCAATACCTACTACAATGCGCAGAAGGCGTACGACGACGCCATGCGCCTGCGCGAAAAGCGCCTCGACAAGAATCCGGAAGATACCCTGCTGGTCGCCGCCGACGAGAAGACCAAGCTCGAACGCAGCATCGCCAAATCCTCCAAGGTTCTGGAGCTCTACCCGGATAAGAAAAAATACCAGCCCAAAGCCTTGTTCCTCATCGGCGAAAGCTACCTGGTCCTGGGCGAATACTCCAAAGCCATCACCAAGTACGAAGAGCTTGCCAGGTATTACCCGAACGCGGCCGAAATGCCCACGGCGGATTTCCACCGCGCCAAATGCCTGTTCCTGAACGGCCAATACCTGGCGGCGCGCCCGGCGCTGGAAACGGTTATGAACGGATCCCCGAATCCGGACTTCCGCCTCGAGGCCATGTCTCTGCTGGCCAAGCTGGAGCTCGCCGGCAATTCCCCCGCCGCGGCTTTGGAACTTTACGAAAAGCTTTTACGCGAGAACGCGCGCACGCCCGAGGCGCGCGGCACGGCCCATTTCGAGGCCGCCAAGCTGGCTTTCGATCTGAAGCAGTGGGAACGGGCGCGCGGTCATGCCACCGACAAGAACGTAAAAGCGCTGCCCACCAAGCTCCACTATCGTTGCGATACCTTGGCCGCCGTTTGCCTTTACCGGCTGGAGCGGCCGGCGGACGGGATACGCGAATTCGAGGCGATGAAGAAAAACCGCCTCTATTACCCTTCCTTCCCCGAGATCGATTTACAGCTGGCCAAAGGCTATTTCCAACTTAAGCAACCGGAGAAAGCCGTGGCGCTGTTGGCCGGCGTGCCTAAGCAGGCCCCCAAGTCCGCTTGGTCGGCCGAAGCCTTCTATCGCCTGGGCGATCATCAGCTCCGGGATCTGAAGGACGAGAAGCAAGCGAAGATCTTCTTCGACTCCGCGGCGGCGGCCGGTTCCACCTTCGAGTACGCCATCCTGGGCGCCGAGCGATCGGCCGCCCTGGGCCGCCTCGCCGACTTGCGCAAGCCCTCCGTGGACACCGCGTCTTCCGAAAAGCATTACCGCGACTTCATGATTGCCGAGCTCTTCCTATTCCGTCTCGACGACGTGGACAGCGCCCTGACCCATCTCGATCGGATCGTCGCCGATCCGCGCCAGGATTCGTCCCATTCCATGCGGGCCGCCTACGCGCGCGCCTTCATCCAGGACGAGTTCAAGGGCAAGAAGCCGATCAGCGATTCCCTGTACCGTTACGTTCTGGATAAATACCCGAATACCGAATACGCCAAGCAGGCGGAACGGAACCTGGGGCTGAAGCCGACCGTGCAGACCCGCGAGGATAAGGCGCACCAGCTCTTCCTGGATGCCGAGGCCGCGCGCTACGGAGGGCATGACCTCAAGTCCGAGGTGATTCCCGCCTATGCGAAGGTGGCCGGCGAATATCCCGATACCCGGGAAGCGGCCCGCGCCGAATTCGCCATCGCCATGCTATACGAACAGATGTCCCAAGGAGAGGAGAAAGTCCCCGGCAGCCTGGATTCGGCGGTGGCGGCCTATCAGATCCTGCGCGAACGGTATGCGCGATCCCCCCAAGGCGAGGTCGCGCAAGCGAAGTTGTCGGCCGCGGGCATCAAACCTCCCGTCCGATCCGCCGCTCCCAATGCCGCCGCGAAGACCCCGGCAGCGAAGGCTCCCGGCGCCCCGTCCCCTGCGGCTCCGTCCCCGGCCGCGGCCCCGCCCGCCACGGGGGCCGCTCCGGCCGCGGCTACTTCCACCACCACGCCCGCTTCCCCGTCCCCCCAGGCCCATGGCGGATCGCCGGCGCCAAGCGCGGCCCAGACCAACCCTCACGAAACCGTCCCTTCTCCCGATACTCCCGCTCCCCCGGCTTCCGATACCGCCACCGCCGCGCCGGAAGGCAAGACGAAGGAAATCCTCGACAACGGGTACGAGAACGTTGACCAATACTGA